In Thermotomaculum hydrothermale, a single genomic region encodes these proteins:
- a CDS encoding XdhC family protein: MRQKIMDNLFKKIAELKEKNEEAYLSIVTKTKGITSCREGAKMLIFPDGKTIGTIGGGEVEFEIIKFVKERKIEKPQTYTFNLTGKSIKNTNSEAIDINSICGGIVEVFVEPLNTKENLYIIGGGHCAVQLSEIASKCGFFVTVVDNRKEWATREKHPYAQRIIISDFEKITETIELKQSDYVVIMTPKHNFDKEVLKQLVNLDLKYLGMMGSLHKVKEIFKQLKNEGIGEEKLKKVYAPIGFPIESKTPEEIAVSITAQLIAVKNNIKEIEFSSNPLLK; this comes from the coding sequence ATGAGGCAAAAAATAATGGATAACCTGTTTAAAAAAATTGCAGAACTAAAAGAAAAGAATGAAGAAGCTTACCTTTCAATAGTTACAAAAACAAAGGGGATAACATCCTGCAGAGAGGGAGCAAAGATGCTTATTTTCCCTGACGGAAAGACTATTGGCACAATTGGGGGGGGAGAGGTTGAATTTGAGATAATAAAATTTGTAAAGGAAAGAAAGATTGAAAAGCCACAAACATACACATTCAACTTGACTGGGAAAAGTATAAAAAACACAAACAGTGAGGCAATAGACATTAACTCTATCTGCGGCGGGATTGTTGAGGTGTTTGTTGAACCGTTAAACACAAAGGAAAACCTTTACATAATCGGCGGGGGACATTGCGCTGTTCAACTATCTGAAATTGCTTCAAAATGCGGTTTCTTTGTAACTGTTGTTGACAACAGAAAGGAATGGGCGACAAGAGAAAAACACCCGTATGCACAGAGAATTATAATTTCCGATTTTGAAAAAATAACAGAAACAATTGAACTTAAACAATCAGACTATGTTGTAATAATGACCCCAAAACACAACTTTGACAAAGAGGTTTTAAAACAACTTGTAAACTTGGACTTAAAATACCTTGGAATGATGGGAAGTCTCCACAAGGTAAAGGAAATCTTTAAACAGCTAAAAAATGAAGGAATTGGTGAAGAAAAACTAAAAAAAGTCTATGCCCCAATAGGCTTCCCCATAGAATCAAAAACACCGGAAGAGATTGCAGTTTCAATCACCGCCCAACTAATTGCGGTTAAAAACAACATAAAAGAAATAGAATTTTCATCAAACCCGCTGTTGAAATAA
- a CDS encoding molybdopterin cofactor-binding domain-containing protein — protein sequence MTEKIPHIDGILHATGKARFVSDLPKQNGMLYVYPVFSKIPKGIIKNIDFEDAKKVEGFVDIITYKDIPGENDIGEMEKGEPVFPEREVEYFGQPVCAVVCKDYYSAILASKKVKVEYEELEPILTIEKAIEKNSFFNPPLKIKKGNTRKGFLESDFIIEGEITTPIQEHFYMETQSCRVIPEEKGFKVLPASQSPTEIQEHIAPVLALPINKITVEIKRIGGAFGGKEHSPTLFTAICAIASYKTKREVELRLLRDHDITATGKRHQFKAKYKCGFTKEGKIKALEYEIFSNGGAYADLSIPVLERCVLNAENCYFIENFNLKARVCKTNYHPFTAFRGFGGPQGTFFAEYILNEVAKKLGKDPFEIRFKNLYKKGDITPYSQKLEECYLDIIFNKIKPVYFDWKRKAIEFNTKNKFEKIGVGVAPIKFGISFTTKALNRGYALVILYPDGSVSVSHGGVEMGQEVSTRVAQIVSKILGISFDKIHIESVNTKVIANLPPTAASTAVDLNGNAARKSAEILRKRLEKIAKRIFKEEFNIDCKKIEFKDNFAHCNGGKIPIAKVINKALWEREKLAEYQFYKTPKITGFNKEKGKGKPFLYYVHGIAISSVKVDLLTGEYKILKTKIIHETGKSLNREIELGQIAGAFVQGAGWLTTEDMVYKDGVPLSISPSTYKIPTISDIPEKFDIEIFESNSKYASVFGSKGIGEPPFLYGHSVFLAIKNAIESEGGISNLMPPATPENILKAIDEAKNNG from the coding sequence ATGACTGAAAAAATCCCTCACATAGACGGTATTTTACACGCAACAGGCAAAGCAAGATTTGTAAGCGATTTGCCAAAACAAAATGGAATGCTCTATGTTTACCCTGTTTTTTCAAAAATCCCAAAGGGGATTATAAAAAATATTGACTTTGAAGACGCAAAAAAGGTAGAAGGTTTCGTTGACATTATTACATACAAAGATATTCCAGGGGAAAACGACATTGGAGAAATGGAAAAGGGAGAACCTGTTTTTCCTGAAAGAGAGGTTGAGTACTTTGGCCAGCCTGTATGCGCTGTCGTCTGCAAGGATTACTATTCTGCTATTTTGGCCTCAAAAAAGGTTAAGGTTGAATATGAAGAATTAGAGCCAATCTTAACCATTGAAAAGGCAATAGAGAAAAACTCATTTTTCAATCCACCGCTTAAAATCAAGAAAGGAAATACAAGGAAAGGCTTTTTAGAAAGCGATTTTATAATTGAGGGGGAAATTACAACCCCAATTCAGGAACACTTTTATATGGAAACCCAGAGTTGCAGAGTAATACCTGAAGAAAAGGGATTTAAGGTTTTGCCTGCATCTCAAAGCCCAACAGAAATTCAGGAGCACATTGCACCGGTTTTAGCATTGCCAATAAACAAGATAACTGTTGAAATTAAAAGGATTGGCGGGGCATTTGGCGGCAAGGAGCATTCACCCACCCTGTTTACCGCAATATGTGCAATTGCAAGTTATAAAACAAAAAGAGAGGTTGAGTTAAGGCTATTAAGAGACCACGACATTACAGCAACAGGGAAAAGGCATCAATTTAAGGCAAAGTATAAGTGTGGCTTTACAAAAGAGGGCAAAATTAAAGCACTTGAATACGAAATATTTAGCAACGGGGGAGCCTATGCAGATTTATCAATCCCTGTTCTTGAAAGGTGTGTTTTAAACGCTGAAAATTGCTATTTTATTGAAAACTTTAACCTTAAGGCAAGGGTCTGCAAAACAAATTACCACCCATTTACAGCGTTCAGGGGATTTGGGGGGCCCCAGGGCACCTTTTTTGCAGAATACATTTTAAACGAAGTTGCAAAAAAATTGGGGAAAGACCCATTTGAAATAAGATTCAAAAACCTGTACAAAAAGGGAGACATAACCCCATACAGCCAGAAGCTTGAAGAGTGCTATCTTGATATAATCTTCAACAAAATAAAACCTGTTTACTTTGATTGGAAAAGAAAGGCTATTGAGTTTAACACAAAGAACAAATTTGAAAAAATTGGAGTAGGCGTTGCTCCAATAAAATTTGGAATTTCCTTTACAACAAAGGCTTTAAACAGGGGATATGCCCTTGTAATTCTCTATCCAGACGGAAGCGTGTCAGTATCCCACGGCGGAGTTGAAATGGGACAGGAGGTATCTACAAGGGTTGCGCAAATTGTATCTAAAATTTTAGGGATTTCCTTTGATAAAATTCACATTGAAAGCGTTAACACAAAGGTAATTGCAAATTTACCACCAACAGCAGCATCCACAGCAGTTGATTTAAACGGAAACGCTGCAAGAAAAAGCGCTGAAATTTTAAGAAAAAGGCTTGAAAAAATTGCTAAAAGGATTTTTAAAGAAGAGTTCAACATTGATTGCAAAAAAATAGAATTTAAAGACAACTTTGCACACTGTAATGGGGGAAAAATCCCTATTGCCAAGGTAATCAACAAGGCATTGTGGGAAAGGGAAAAGCTTGCTGAATACCAGTTTTACAAAACCCCTAAAATTACAGGATTTAACAAAGAAAAGGGGAAAGGCAAGCCATTTCTTTACTATGTTCACGGGATAGCAATATCAAGTGTAAAGGTTGATTTACTAACAGGAGAGTACAAGATTTTAAAAACAAAGATAATCCACGAAACAGGAAAATCGTTAAACAGGGAGATTGAGTTAGGCCAGATTGCAGGTGCATTTGTCCAGGGAGCAGGCTGGCTTACAACTGAAGATATGGTTTACAAAGATGGTGTTCCTTTAAGCATATCCCCATCAACCTATAAAATCCCCACAATATCCGACATCCCTGAAAAATTTGACATAGAAATATTTGAAAGCAACTCAAAATATGCAAGCGTTTTCGGTTCAAAGGGAATAGGAGAACCACCATTCCTTTATGGACACAGTGTATTTTTAGCAATAAAAAACGCAATTGAAAGCGAAGGGGGAATATCAAACCTTATGCCCCCAGCAACCCCTGAAAACATATTAAAGGCAATTGATGAGGCAAAAAATAATGGATAA
- a CDS encoding FAD binding domain-containing protein: protein MAKEEIIFFLNGEKISFNIEKIKHFSLLDFLREDLKLTGSKKGCSEGDCGACTVVIGEYSPIEKRIVYKAITSCIYPVFKIEGKHIITIEGLAENGELNQIQKAFVDNHAIQCGFCTPGTIMSLLGLLLNNANPDNNEINKALSGNLCRCTGYKSIKNACKDITTKHFKKPEFIKKTEKDLKKNRRKGGKLIPKIPNSPIKKYIIPETLDEALSILEKEKCKIFNGCSDLLVRINKGEDFFERVIDISQLKELKFIHKENNKVKIGGNVTFQEFIDFARREKLNQLIEFFEFIGSKQIRNIGTIAGNVANASPIADSAVFLLATDANLTLRSKKGKRKVLLSKFYKNYKETELKQNELIESIEFEIPQGKVSYIKTSKRKEVDIASVNSCIIASIQNKKIKDVSISFGGVFPYPVRIYNAEELLKGKEINDETIEEAAKICARSVKPISDVRGSEEFRRKLVYNQVIKHFFTLRKGK, encoded by the coding sequence ATGGCAAAAGAAGAGATTATATTTTTTTTAAACGGTGAAAAAATTAGTTTTAACATAGAAAAAATAAAGCATTTTTCCCTTCTTGATTTTTTGAGAGAGGATTTAAAACTCACAGGAAGCAAAAAGGGTTGCTCTGAGGGGGATTGCGGTGCCTGCACCGTTGTAATAGGGGAATATTCGCCTATTGAAAAAAGGATTGTCTATAAAGCAATCACATCTTGTATTTACCCTGTATTTAAAATTGAAGGAAAGCACATAATAACCATTGAAGGTTTAGCAGAAAACGGGGAGTTAAACCAGATACAAAAGGCATTTGTTGACAACCATGCAATTCAATGCGGGTTTTGCACTCCGGGAACGATAATGAGTTTGCTTGGCCTTCTTTTAAATAATGCAAATCCAGATAACAACGAAATAAACAAAGCACTATCAGGAAACCTTTGCAGGTGTACAGGATACAAATCAATAAAAAATGCGTGCAAAGATATAACCACAAAGCACTTCAAAAAGCCTGAATTTATTAAAAAAACTGAAAAAGATTTGAAAAAAAATCGAAGAAAAGGGGGGAAACTTATTCCTAAAATCCCAAATTCTCCCATTAAAAAATACATAATACCTGAAACATTAGACGAAGCATTAAGCATTCTTGAAAAGGAAAAGTGCAAAATATTCAACGGTTGTTCAGACTTGCTTGTAAGGATAAACAAGGGTGAGGATTTCTTTGAGAGAGTAATTGACATCTCTCAACTGAAAGAGTTAAAGTTTATTCACAAAGAAAACAACAAAGTAAAAATAGGGGGAAATGTAACCTTTCAGGAGTTTATAGATTTTGCCAGAAGAGAAAAATTAAATCAATTAATAGAATTCTTTGAATTTATCGGCTCAAAGCAAATAAGAAACATTGGCACAATTGCAGGAAATGTAGCAAATGCATCCCCTATAGCAGACAGCGCAGTCTTCCTTCTCGCCACAGATGCAAATTTAACTTTAAGAAGTAAAAAAGGAAAAAGAAAAGTTTTACTTTCAAAGTTTTACAAAAACTATAAAGAAACTGAATTAAAACAGAACGAGTTAATTGAAAGCATTGAATTTGAAATACCACAGGGCAAGGTTTCATATATCAAAACATCAAAGAGAAAAGAGGTTGACATTGCAAGCGTTAACTCATGCATAATTGCCAGTATTCAGAATAAGAAAATTAAAGATGTTTCAATATCTTTCGGAGGGGTTTTCCCCTATCCTGTTCGAATTTATAATGCTGAAGAGCTTTTAAAAGGTAAAGAGATAAATGACGAAACAATTGAAGAAGCAGCAAAGATTTGCGCCAGATCTGTTAAGCCAATTTCAGATGTCAGGGGAAGTGAGGAATTCAGGAGAAAACTTGTTTACAATCAGGTAATAAAACATTTTTTTACATTAAGGAAGGGAAAATGA
- a CDS encoding IS110 family RNA-guided transposase — translation MKHCTSKKPKLYCGIDLHTKKSYIYIINEQGTKVKSKEIDTEEQTFITFFESLIEENEIYSAIEISSLTFQYCNILKAIGISVYVVNTLKNAYISKSMKKTDKEDAKRLAISLWKEILPEPVYIPSEKEHSLRKLISHRADLVKSRTRLINRIRQRLREKEIKIPLRTLNKAKKIESVLKSISSETQPILHFEISHMFEQFKLLEKQIEQTEQLIHSQINKDADFKEMYNLLLTVPGMGKITSAAFISRVGKNIERFKNVRKLISYFGQCPKIRESGGKTIGNQGITKQGNGMLRGYLSQVAIAVLRSKSCNSIPLKKWYENIKRRKGWKKARVALSRKIAAICYGVLIHKRPYNPMLVTGENKCEKPLITT, via the coding sequence ATGAAACATTGTACCTCAAAAAAACCGAAATTATACTGCGGAATTGACCTGCACACTAAAAAAAGTTACATCTACATTATAAACGAGCAGGGAACAAAGGTTAAAAGCAAAGAAATTGACACTGAAGAGCAAACATTTATTACCTTTTTTGAAAGCCTAATTGAAGAAAACGAAATCTATTCGGCAATTGAAATCAGTTCATTAACCTTTCAATACTGCAACATACTCAAAGCCATAGGAATATCTGTATATGTGGTAAACACCTTAAAAAACGCCTACATCTCAAAGTCAATGAAAAAAACAGATAAAGAAGATGCAAAACGGCTTGCAATAAGCTTATGGAAAGAAATCCTTCCAGAACCTGTATATATCCCGTCGGAAAAAGAACATAGTTTACGCAAACTCATATCCCACCGTGCTGACCTTGTAAAAAGCAGAACAAGGCTAATAAACAGAATAAGGCAAAGATTAAGGGAAAAAGAAATAAAAATACCTTTAAGAACACTCAATAAAGCTAAAAAGATTGAATCTGTTCTAAAAAGCATATCATCTGAAACACAACCTATACTCCACTTTGAAATATCCCACATGTTTGAACAATTCAAACTACTTGAAAAGCAAATAGAACAAACGGAACAATTAATACACTCTCAAATAAACAAAGATGCCGACTTTAAAGAAATGTACAATCTGCTATTAACCGTCCCCGGAATGGGGAAAATAACTTCTGCCGCATTTATCTCAAGGGTAGGAAAAAACATAGAAAGATTTAAAAACGTACGCAAACTCATATCCTACTTCGGTCAATGCCCTAAAATAAGAGAAAGCGGAGGCAAAACAATAGGCAATCAGGGAATAACCAAACAGGGAAACGGAATGCTCAGGGGATACCTCTCACAGGTGGCAATAGCTGTTTTAAGATCAAAAAGTTGTAACTCCATACCGCTAAAAAAATGGTATGAAAACATAAAAAGAAGAAAAGGCTGGAAAAAAGCAAGAGTGGCACTATCAAGAAAAATAGCGGCAATATGCTACGGGGTACTTATACACAAAAGGCCGTATAACCCAATGCTTGTAACGGGAGAAAACAAATGTGAGAAACCATTGATAACAACTTAA
- the ffh gene encoding signal recognition particle protein produces MFDQLTDKLNNAFRKIKGVARITERNIEEPLREIRMALLEADVNYKIVKQFTESIKQKALGVEVSKALNPGQQFIKIVHDELVKVLGEKAEDLKLEPTKTNVIMMVGLQGSGKTTSSGKLAAYLKKQGFFPLLVPADVYRPAAIEQLKVVGKAVNVPVFDIGEDRNPVSIAKKAVKEAKDKGFNVVIIDTAGRLHIDEELMKELKDIEKEVNPDEILFTVDSMTGQDAVKSAAAFDKELPLTGVVLTKLDGDARGGAALSVKFVTGKPIKFVGVGEKYTDFEKFHPDRMASRILGMGDVMSLIEKAEEVVDKKKAEELQKKIKKDQFTLEDFRDQLLQLTKMGSMEKILGMIPGMANIKNASKMMDDKKVKHLVAIINSMTPQERRNHQIINGKRRKRIARGSGRPVQEVNQLLKQFVQMKKMMKQLSNPSFLGKMKNLKKLRNMDFPF; encoded by the coding sequence ATGTTTGATCAACTTACCGACAAGCTAAACAATGCATTTAGAAAAATAAAAGGCGTAGCAAGGATTACAGAGAGAAACATTGAGGAGCCTCTGCGTGAGATAAGAATGGCTCTCCTTGAGGCGGATGTAAACTACAAGATTGTTAAGCAGTTTACTGAGAGTATAAAACAAAAGGCATTGGGAGTTGAGGTTTCAAAGGCTTTAAACCCGGGACAGCAGTTTATAAAGATTGTTCATGATGAACTTGTTAAAGTTTTAGGTGAAAAAGCAGAGGATTTAAAACTTGAGCCAACAAAAACTAATGTGATTATGATGGTTGGTTTACAGGGTTCAGGTAAAACAACCTCTTCTGGAAAACTTGCAGCATACCTTAAAAAACAGGGTTTTTTCCCTCTCCTTGTTCCTGCTGATGTTTACAGACCTGCTGCTATTGAGCAGTTAAAGGTTGTAGGTAAGGCTGTTAATGTTCCTGTTTTTGATATTGGAGAGGATAGAAATCCTGTGTCAATTGCAAAAAAGGCGGTTAAAGAGGCAAAGGACAAAGGCTTCAATGTTGTAATTATAGATACAGCAGGTAGATTGCACATTGATGAAGAGTTAATGAAAGAGTTAAAGGATATTGAAAAAGAGGTGAATCCAGACGAGATTCTTTTTACAGTTGACTCGATGACAGGTCAGGATGCGGTTAAATCAGCTGCTGCCTTTGATAAAGAACTTCCCTTAACAGGTGTTGTTTTAACTAAACTTGACGGTGATGCAAGAGGTGGTGCTGCACTTTCAGTTAAGTTTGTAACAGGCAAGCCTATTAAGTTTGTCGGTGTAGGAGAAAAATATACCGATTTTGAAAAATTCCATCCGGACAGAATGGCCTCAAGAATTCTTGGTATGGGCGATGTTATGTCGCTTATTGAGAAAGCGGAAGAGGTTGTTGATAAGAAGAAGGCCGAAGAGTTACAGAAAAAGATAAAAAAAGACCAGTTTACTCTTGAAGATTTTAGAGACCAGTTGTTACAATTAACAAAAATGGGTTCAATGGAAAAGATTCTGGGTATGATACCGGGTATGGCCAATATTAAGAATGCATCTAAAATGATGGATGATAAAAAGGTTAAACACCTTGTTGCTATAATTAACTCAATGACTCCTCAGGAGAGGAGAAATCACCAGATTATAAATGGAAAGAGAAGAAAGAGGATTGCAAGGGGTTCAGGAAGGCCTGTGCAGGAAGTCAACCAGTTGCTGAAGCAGTTTGTACAGATGAAAAAGATGATGAAACAGTTGTCAAACCCTTCCTTTCTTGGTAAAATGAAAAACCTGAAGAAATTAAGGAATATGGATTTTCCTTTTTAA
- the rpsP gene encoding 30S ribosomal protein S16, with protein MLMIAIRLKRMGKKKKPFYRIVVSEDDYRPTGRFVEEIGYYNPMTDPADVKIDVEKARKWLKEGAKVSHTVQTLFKKHNVY; from the coding sequence ATGCTAATGATTGCTATTAGATTGAAGAGGATGGGAAAGAAGAAGAAGCCGTTCTACAGAATTGTTGTTTCCGAGGACGATTACAGACCTACAGGAAGGTTTGTAGAGGAAATCGGATATTACAACCCAATGACAGATCCTGCGGATGTCAAAATTGATGTAGAGAAAGCGAGAAAGTGGCTAAAAGAAGGCGCTAAGGTTTCCCATACTGTTCAAACATTGTTTAAAAAACACAACGTATATTAA
- a CDS encoding KH domain-containing protein: MKDLLLAIAKALVDHPDKVEVNEVEGAQTTVLELKVAPEDLGKVIGKQGRTARAIRTILNAAGMKLKKRFVLEILE, from the coding sequence ATGAAAGATTTGTTGTTAGCTATTGCTAAAGCATTGGTTGATCACCCGGATAAGGTTGAGGTAAACGAGGTTGAGGGAGCGCAGACAACTGTGCTTGAACTTAAAGTGGCTCCTGAGGATTTAGGAAAAGTTATTGGAAAACAGGGAAGAACTGCCAGGGCAATCAGGACAATTCTTAACGCAGCTGGAATGAAGTTAAAGAAAAGATTTGTCCTTGAGATTCTGGAGTAA
- the rimM gene encoding ribosome maturation factor RimM (Essential for efficient processing of 16S rRNA): protein MKVEYLTIGKIAKPQGNKGEVIVNIETDFPSRFFESEFLLVKTEEEILKLKVLNARNHKGRVVLKFEGYNSINDAETLRDAEIIIPESEKMEEEDFYYFYQLEGMEVETIDGEKLGSVKSVLVIDGNHDVLEVKNKNGQDILIPFVKDICVEVDTDSNLIKVNMPEGLKEANFFKGKDKKKKGRKRIFRKPSKN, encoded by the coding sequence ATGAAGGTTGAATACCTTACCATAGGCAAGATTGCAAAACCGCAGGGAAATAAAGGGGAAGTCATAGTTAATATTGAAACTGACTTCCCCTCTCGTTTTTTTGAATCTGAGTTTCTACTTGTAAAAACCGAAGAAGAAATCCTTAAACTAAAAGTTTTAAATGCAAGAAACCACAAGGGAAGAGTTGTCCTTAAATTTGAAGGGTACAATTCTATAAATGATGCTGAAACCTTGAGGGATGCGGAAATAATTATCCCTGAAAGCGAAAAAATGGAAGAGGAAGATTTTTACTACTTTTATCAGCTTGAAGGTATGGAAGTGGAAACCATTGATGGAGAAAAACTTGGCAGCGTAAAATCAGTCCTTGTTATAGATGGCAATCACGATGTTTTAGAAGTGAAAAATAAAAATGGACAGGATATTTTAATCCCTTTTGTGAAAGATATATGTGTTGAGGTTGATACAGACTCTAATCTAATTAAAGTTAATATGCCTGAAGGATTAAAAGAGGCAAACTTTTTTAAGGGTAAAGACAAAAAGAAAAAAGGCAGGAAAAGGATTTTTAGAAAGCCTTCAAAAAATTAA
- the trmD gene encoding tRNA (guanosine(37)-N1)-methyltransferase TrmD — protein MEKSENKKVIQFKIITIFPDFFKPMLEYGIFSRAYKKGLIGFETIDLRDFATDNYKSVDDEPYGGGSGMVFKPIPLGKAIKKAKSKKETKVVYLTPSGRVFNSDIAKELAKEEELVFICGRYEGIDQRIVDLYVDYEISIGDYVISGGELAAMVVVDAVARQVKGVVKEMDSVVKDSFYDGLLDYPHYTRPETYNGLKVPEVLLSGDHKRIELWREKMKLVETLTKRPDLLERAKLNDLQRKLLKEIKQQLRRLT, from the coding sequence ATGGAAAAATCCGAGAACAAAAAGGTAATACAATTTAAGATAATTACAATATTTCCTGATTTTTTTAAGCCTATGCTTGAATATGGTATATTTTCAAGGGCTTATAAAAAAGGGCTTATTGGTTTTGAAACGATTGATTTAAGGGATTTTGCAACAGATAATTATAAATCTGTTGACGATGAGCCCTATGGCGGTGGAAGCGGGATGGTTTTTAAGCCTATCCCTTTAGGTAAAGCAATAAAAAAGGCTAAAAGTAAAAAGGAAACAAAGGTTGTTTACCTTACCCCCTCAGGAAGGGTTTTCAACTCTGATATTGCAAAGGAATTGGCGAAAGAGGAGGAGTTGGTTTTTATCTGCGGAAGGTATGAGGGGATTGACCAGAGAATAGTTGATTTGTATGTTGATTATGAAATTTCAATTGGAGATTATGTAATTTCCGGCGGGGAATTAGCGGCAATGGTTGTAGTTGATGCAGTTGCAAGGCAGGTTAAGGGGGTTGTAAAAGAGATGGATTCTGTTGTAAAAGACTCATTTTACGATGGGCTTCTTGACTATCCCCATTACACAAGGCCGGAAACCTATAACGGGCTAAAAGTACCGGAAGTTTTATTAAGTGGAGACCATAAAAGGATTGAATTATGGCGGGAAAAAATGAAATTGGTGGAAACCCTGACAAAGAGGCCAGACTTACTGGAGAGGGCAAAGTTGAACGATTTGCAGAGGAAGCTTCTCAAAGAGATAAAACAGCAGTTGAGAAGACTAACCTGA
- a CDS encoding RNA methyltransferase: MGGNPDKEARLTGEGKVERFAEEASQRDKTAVEKTNLIYIALLHYLIKKRDGSLGFTSITNLDIHDIARLSKTFELGKFFVVSPVESQKEHARAIVDHWTKGFGSTYNQFRREAFEKVEIIDTLEDCVSYIKNTTGKEPVIIGTAAKKIFNKIIDYSDVCDKMLSAGFPVLVVFGTGWGLHEEAAEKCHYFLEPIEGVLDYNHLSVRSAVTITVDRIVRKLLYKER, translated from the coding sequence ATTGGTGGAAACCCTGACAAAGAGGCCAGACTTACTGGAGAGGGCAAAGTTGAACGATTTGCAGAGGAAGCTTCTCAAAGAGATAAAACAGCAGTTGAGAAGACTAACCTGATTTATATTGCCCTTCTTCATTATTTAATTAAAAAAAGAGACGGCTCTTTGGGGTTTACCTCAATCACCAACCTTGACATTCATGATATTGCAAGGCTTTCAAAAACCTTTGAATTGGGAAAATTCTTCGTTGTATCCCCTGTTGAATCTCAGAAAGAGCATGCAAGGGCAATTGTTGACCACTGGACAAAGGGCTTTGGCTCAACATATAATCAGTTTAGAAGAGAGGCATTTGAAAAGGTTGAAATAATTGACACACTTGAAGATTGCGTCTCTTACATAAAAAATACCACAGGGAAAGAGCCTGTCATAATTGGAACTGCTGCAAAGAAAATATTTAATAAAATTATTGATTATTCCGATGTATGTGATAAAATGCTATCCGCTGGCTTTCCTGTGCTTGTTGTATTCGGCACAGGATGGGGGCTTCACGAGGAAGCGGCAGAGAAGTGTCATTACTTCCTTGAACCGATTGAAGGGGTGCTTGATTACAATCACCTTTCGGTAAGAAGCGCAGTAACCATAACGGTTGATAGAATAGTTAGAAAACTTTTATATAAGGAGAGATGA
- the rplS gene encoding 50S ribosomal protein L19, protein MDIIQEFEKKQLRNDIPQFKPGDTLKVYVKVKEGEKERIQIFQGLCIARKHGGLRETFTVRKISQGVGVERIFPLHSPFIEKIEVVRVGKVRRAKLYYIREKIGKKARIKEKKTW, encoded by the coding sequence ATGGACATCATTCAGGAATTTGAAAAAAAGCAGTTGAGAAACGACATTCCCCAGTTTAAACCTGGAGATACTTTAAAGGTTTATGTAAAAGTAAAGGAAGGGGAAAAGGAGAGAATTCAGATCTTTCAGGGGCTTTGCATTGCAAGAAAGCACGGTGGTTTAAGAGAAACTTTTACAGTTAGAAAGATATCGCAGGGTGTCGGTGTTGAAAGAATATTCCCTCTTCACTCACCTTTTATTGAAAAGATTGAGGTTGTAAGAGTTGGTAAGGTTAGAAGAGCTAAACTTTACTACATTAGAGAGAAAATTGGTAAGAAAGCAAGAATTAAAGAAAAGAAGACCTGGTAA